From the genome of Solibacillus sp. FSL H8-0538:
ATCAAGTACTGAGCCTTGTGTTACATAATAGCTTACGTCTGCGATATGAACGCCCAATTTATACGTGCCGTCACTATTTTTCGTTACCGTTACAGCATCATCTAAATCTTTTGCGTCCGCGCCATCAATTGTAACGATGGTTTCGTTACGTAGATCACGACGACCAACTAAATCTTGTTCCTTAATTTCATCCGGGACTTCAACAGCAGCATCCACCACTTCTTTCGGGAATTCGGGTGGGATATCATATTTGTATAGGATTGATAAAATGTCCACTCCTGGGTCATTTTTATGGCCTAAAATTTTGGTAACCATGCCAGTTGCAGATTTTGTTTCATCTGGCCAATGCGTTACTTCTACAACTACTTTATGGCCATCAACCGCACCTAATGCATCCTCCTTGGCGATAAAGATATCCATATTTAATTTTTTGTCATCTGTTACGACAAAGCCAAAGCCTCGATTTGCCTGGAATGTCCCAACGAATGAAGTTTTACTACGTTCGACAACTTTGGTTACGGTACCTTCGCGGCGTTCTCCAGATGCTTCTTTTAATACGCGTATTAGTACTATATCCCCGTTTAGTGCCCCATTAATTTCATATGGCGGAATAAAAACATCGTCCATGCCTTCTTCTTCAGGTGCAACGAAACCAAAGCCCTTTGCGTTCCCAATAAAGCGTCCACGTAGTAAATTCATGCGCTCTGGTAAACCGTAGCGATTTGAGCGTGAGCGTACGACATGCCCTAGCGCTTCCATTTTCACAAGTGTTTTCACAAGCTCACGGAAGTCATCTGCCTCTTCTAGTTCAAATGCTTCTTCGATTTCAGCAACCGTTAGTGGCTTATATTCTTCTTCTTTCATAAACGCTAATAAACGCTGTTGTAATTCGTTATTTTGTGTCATATGTTTTCCCTCCTTTGAACAGAAAGTTTCTATTTTCAACAGTTAGACGGTCCAGTCCAGTGTTTCTAAAAACTGATGGATGTCCTCATGTAGTTGATCCTTTTCTTTATCGAGCGTAATAACATGCCCCGAATGCTCGAACCATTTTATATGCTTATCCAGTGATTCCACCTGCCCGTATATAGTATGAGCAGAAAGTGGATCAATAATTTCATCTTTTCGAGATTGCACTACAAATAATGGTGCATAAATAAGATCAATTGAATTTCGAACGTCTGAAATGAGCTGCTGCAACTCCGGTAAGGACGCCATGCCTTGCTTACGAATTGCTGCTAGTTCTATTTCAATTTCCTGTTCACTTTTTCCTTCTTGTATTTTATATTGTTTGGCATATTGTAAAACGCCCTCGAACATAATGTCCGTTGTGCGCATCGTCATTGGTGCACACATTGTTATGATTCCTTTAACTGGTGCATCTAAACCTAATTTCAAAGAAAAAACACCGCCTAAAGAAAGACCAATGACCGCTATTTCCTCATAACCTGCCCCTTTTAACATATTGTATCCGGCAACAACATCCGTCCACCACTCGGCAGGTGTCGAATTGATGAGTTGCTCAGGTGGTACGCCATGTCCTTTGTAATGGGGTGCATGCGAAGTGTAGCCCTTCTTTTCTAAAAAACGTCCAAGCATACGAACGTCAGCTGAGCTACCGGTAAAGCCATGCAGCAGTAATACCGCGCGTTGTCCAGCTTCAAAGAAAAACGGTGCTGATAGTGCTTTTCGCATTTGAATTTCCTCCGTTATTTTCTAGTTAGATATGAAGTTGCAACTCCAAATCTACATAAGTAAGAACAGTATCTCGCCCTATTTTGGCGGCAAACTGTGTCTTTCCAATATATGCACATAATCCCATTATAAAAGAAAAAGCCCAACCATGCTCGGTTAGGCGTTTAATTTCGTTATATTAAATTTTTGTAATAGCTAGTGCTAACACAAAGAATAATACAGCAAGAACGATTGTAATGCGGTGTAAGACTAAATCCATGCCGCGCGCCTTCTGTTTTCCAAATAGTTGTTCAGCTCCACCCGAGATGGCCCCTGATAACCCAGCACTCTTACCTGATTGTAATAACACCATTACGATTAAGCTTAAAGCTACGATAATAAGTAATGTCATAAATAAAGTATGCATTTTGTTCCACCTCCTAGATTCGAAACGTCACAATAAGTTCTAGTATACCAAAAATAGGCTAGGGTGACAACGTGCTTCTTTTTTGATTACTGAAAGTTTTTGTTTATTCTGACCATTTATTCGTTCTGTTATACATGGTGAAACAAAATAATTTTTTTGAAGGCTTCTTCACAGTGTTCAAGTCTATTAAATGTATATGATTTACCCCGATTTTTGTAAAAAAAATTAGGCAAACCGTTATTAGAAAGACACTCCTCGCCCAATATAGGACGAGATGATGGCTTTATCTACAAAAAAAACTAGCTTACCAATGAAAAAAGTAAGCTAGTTTCCTTCATTCAATTTAAATTTCTTCGCGCACGTTTTTTATAAACAGCGCAATGACTAACGCAATGATTGCAATAATAAGTCCAAACGTAATTGAGTTTTGCACACCACTAATCATACCTTCAGTCGGATCCACAGAACTACTAGCTGTGATAGACATAATCGTCACTGCAATCGCCGTTCCAATCGCACCCGATACTTGCTGTAATGTATTCATGACGGCCGTTCCATCTTGGTACAATTCTTTCGGTAATTCATTTAATCCATTCGTCTGCGCAGGCATCATCACGAGCGATATACCGACGAACATAGCAATATGAAGCGCCACAATTAAATACGGTGACGTCCCCGCATCAATTGTTCGTAACATCGCTAAACTGACGATAACTACAACTAACCCGCCTGGCACCATTTTCTTTGGTCCAAACTTATCAAATAAATTACCGGCTACAACAGACATGAACGCATTCACAATCCCACCAGGTAATAGCACAAGTCCTGCAAATACGGGCGCGAGCAATAATACATTTTGCAAGTAAATAGGCAGCAGTACCATCGTTGATAAAATCGTCATCATGCCGACAAGTAAAATCAGTAATCCTACCACATACATAGGATACTGGAAAACACGTAAATTTAGCATGGGTTGTGTTAAATTAATTTGGCGGATGGAGAATATGATTAATCCTGCTGCCCCTATACCAATAGACAGCATAACTTCTTTTGTGAAAAAGCTTCCAAGTTCTCCTGAAATACTAAATCCATAGACAATACCACCGAATCCAATTGTTGATAAAACGAAAGAAATTATATCAAATTTAATCGGTTTAATTTCACTCACATTTTGAATGAACTTCAGTCCGATAAACAGTGCAATCACTAAAAATGGAAGGCTAAACCAAAAAATCCAATGCCATGTTAACCTGTCCATGACAATTCCGGCGACAGTTGGCCCAATCGCAGGCGCAAAAATAATAACGAGTCCAATTTTCCCCATCGCTGCGCCACGTTTATGAATCGGATACACAAGTAAAATCACGGTCATCATTACCGGTAGAATAATTGCCGTTCCAATCGCTTGAATGATACGACCTGCAAGTAACACACTAAACGTTGGAGAAACCGCGGATACAATTGTTCCTAAAATCGAGAATACTAATGATACTGTAAATAGCTGGCGCGTTGTGAATCGCTGCATTAAATACGCAGATACGGGCACAAGAATCCCCAGCGTTAATAAGTATCCTGTTGTTAACCATTGAATCGTAGACGTTCCTTTTTCAAAATCTTTCCCTAATTCAACGAATGCCATATTCAGTGCCGTTTCATTAAAAATCCCGATAAAAGCCGATACTAAAAAGGCTACGATAATTTTATTACGTTGTTCATATAAATTTCCCATAAAACTTCCTTTCAAATTCCACAATCTATTTACACACGTTAACAAATTCCTAACTATTTGTATACCTCGTATTTGAAGGATTAGCTATAGTTGCATTTATCATGAGCTTTCCTCTACGATAATAGTAAATCCAATTTAAGGAAGGTGTGTTTATGGCCAATCGCATTTTAATAATTGAAGACGAAGAACAAATTGCACGTGTTTTGCAGCTAGAGCTCGAGTTCGAGGGCTACGAAACAGGTGTTGCACATACTGGCGCTGCGGGCTTAATTGCATACCGAGAGCACCAATGGAACTTAGTGTTACTCGATGTTATGCTACCTGAAATGAACGGACTAGAGGTGCTAAAGCGCATTCGAAAGGATCAACAAATGACTCCGGTAATTTTATTAACAGCAAAAAATGATGTGAAAGATAAAGTAGCGGGCCTTGATTTAGGGGCAAATGATTATATTACAAAACCATTTGAGTTTGAGGAATTACTTGCACGTGTTCGTGTAGCGCTCCGATTTAAAGGAGATCATGCACCTGCACCTGCACCTTCAACTATTTATACGTTTTCTAACTTAACATTAAATGAACATACGCGAGACGTTATGCGCGGAGGCACTTCTATTGAATTAACACCTCGTGAGTTTGATTTACTGTTACATTTTATGAAGCATCCGAAAAATGTTCAGTCACGTGAGCAGCTTCTAAATGCTGTATGGGGATTTGATTATTACGGGGATACGAATGTTGTCGACGTGTATATTCGTTATGTACGTCAAAAAATTGGTGCACAACATTCCCCACTTATTCATACAGTGCGAGGCGTCGGTTATGTTTTAAAGGAGAGTTAAGATGAAACTTCATACAAAGGTAAATCTTTTTTCGACTTTACTGACCTTTATTATTTTAGTAGCAAGCTTTACGGGCATTTATTTTTTATATGAAAAGCTCGCATACGAAACCGAGTACGCCCAACTGCAGGACCGTGCGGATGAGCTACTCGTTGCAGTTAGTCATCTTGAAACGACGGAAGGTATTGAAACAGTTTTTCGGGCTTATATTCCTTCGAACGGATTATTGCGTGTCGTAAATAATAACAACAACAGTTTAATCACGATGCAGGCGACGTCTACTGTTGAAAAAATCCCTGTCATACTGAACTCTCCTGATGGCTATACAATATCGCATTGGCAAGGTATTCCGGTCATCGCGATGCAAATTCCCATCATTTGGCCAAACAATGAAGTTGCAGCAGCACAGCTCGTTCAACCACTTCCAGATGTTGCAAACAATATGGAGTTACTTCGTTGGATATTAATTGTCATTACATTAATGGCGTTTATACCTATTTATTTCTCGAGTTCGGTGTTAGCCAAACTTATTTTAACGCCCATTCAAAGGCTTACTTCAACAATGCAAAAAAACATTTCGAATGGAAGCTACGAACAAATTGACATAAAAAAGCAGTCAAAAGATGAAATTGCACAAATGACGGACACGTATAACGCGTTAATGGTGCATTTAGAAAACAACTATGCAAAGCAGCAACAATTTGTCGGCAATGCCTCGCACGAATTAAAAACGCCACTCACGGTCATCGAAAGTTATGCAAAATTACTGGAACGTCGAGGCTTTGAAAATGTCCAAGTTGCACAGGAAGCTGTCCATGCCATTACAAAAGAAACCGCTACTATGAAAGCGTTGATTGAACAAATGTTGCAACTTTCCAAAGCAAATGAAAAACTAAAAATGGACTGGGCTGAAGTAAATATCCTGCACCTGCTCACACATATTGCTACTCAAATGAAGCAAGCTTATGGCACAACCATTATTATTTTAGGAAATGGTGCCACGATTATTTCTGATGAAGAAAAGCTAAAGCAGTTGCTTTTCATTTTTTTAGATAATGCACGCAAGTATAGTGATGACGATATATGTGTGCACGTCACTACCACTACTACTGTCCAAATTTCCATTCAAGATAAAGGCATCGGCATTCCGAAAGATGATCTCCCTCATCTATTTGACCGTTTTTATCGTGTCGGTGAGGACCGCAATCGTAAAACAGGAGGCACAGGTCTTGGTCTAGCGATCGCAAAACAGCTCACAGAAAGCTTATCTGCTCATATTGACATTGAAAGTGCAGAAGGCGTAGGGACAACGATTTTACTTACCTTACCGAAAGAAGGTGGCGTACATGACTAAAATGTATTTACGGATCATTGCGCTATTTTTCGTTGTCATTCTGGCGAGCTACTTATTATTTACAAGCTTCAATGACATCACAAAGGATACTCCTTTTACACAGCAGGAAATCTCATCTCGCGTCGAGCTTTTGTATGCTGGGAACGTCGAGACAATTGTTCATCAAAACGATGCCTATATCGTCTCCTTCTTAAAGAATTCGGTTGTTTATGAAGTCGTCGTGGATCGTCAAAGCGGAGCATTTTCTAATTTAAAGCTTGTTTTTGAGCAACTCGATCAAACTACACAACAGCCAACAACTGAAAAGCCTGTTGAAAAACCACCTGTCACACCTATACCTGTCCATTTAACCGCGCAACAGGTGCAACAAATTGCTTTAAAGCAGCTTACAGGGAAGGTCGAAAGCATCGATTACTACGATACAGCAGATGGCGGCTATTACTTAGTTGAGGTGGATGGCGAGGATGAGGAAGCAACCCTTCAAATCCACTCGATCACAGGGAAAGTTCTATCGGTCACATTTGATGACTAAATTCTCATCGTTTTCTAATGTTTCTCTCAGTGTTATTTCATTTACTTCCCTTACAATAAAATTATCAACAACACATTGGAGGAATGAAAAATGAAAAAATGGTTAGTCATTGCAACAGTATTCATTGGTATTCTTGGTGGATATGCATTCGCTCAGACAGACATTTTAGGCTCGGCAGAAAAAGCTACAACAATCTCGGCAGCAGAAGCGAAAAAAATTGCCTTAAAGCAATTCGACGGGAAAATTTCTGACTTCGAATTTGATGGCGATGATGCTGTTCCTCATTACGAAGTCGAAATTAAAAATGATACTGAAAAAGTAGAAATCAAGGTAAACGCACAAGATGGTACAGCAACGATTACTGAACGCAAAGCTTTGAAAGCAGCAAAAACAACAAACTCTTCATCAACTACAAAAGCTCAAAATGCAAAGCTCTTAACAGAAGCGGAAGCGATTGCAATTGCCCAAGCAAAAGCAAGTGGCACAGTTGTAAAAGCCGAGCTTGATACAGAAGACGGCGTACAAATTTACGAAATTGAAATCCGCAACGGTCAAAAAGAGTACGACTTTGATATCGATGCAATTACAGGTGCTATTTTAAGCTACGAAGAAGATACGGATGACGATAATGACTAACAATTAAGAAGAGCACATTCGCTCCCGTTTGCACCCGACAAGCGCTGGAGAGTCCGAAGCGAAAGTAAACGCTCCACCACTTTCGCCCGAGAGCAGACCGCGACCTCAAGCGTGCGGCGCGAATACCTAGGCATGACTACAAAGTTATACTTTCTTATCCACTAAAAAAGCAAATCCACATCATTTGGATTTGCTCTTCTTTTTGTTATTTATAAGAAATTGTAAGGAAACTTAATCACTTATGACGCAACAACAAATTTCGGAAGCGGATCTACAAATGTCTTCCAGTCCTGCTGCATTTCCTGTTCTGTTAATAAGCATGTATCCAGTACGACTTCAATTTCTTCCTGATCCATATCCATGCCGATAAACACTAGCTCTGATTGGCGATCGCCTACTTTAGTAACCCAACTCCATTAGTTTTTCAACGTCGATTATTAAGTTCTTGTAGCGTACAACAGATACAACTATTTGTAATTTATGCTGATTTTCTTCCTTCGCGATTTGATAGTAATGCGTTTAAAATCGTCGTCTTCCCTGCTCCTAAATAACCACTTAATACTGTCACCGGAATCTTTTTCATCTATCTCACCTTTTTCTAAATAGTAATAATTACGTTTTAAAATCAATCGAGATAAATATAGCACTCCACAAAATAAAAATCAACACAAATAGTAATGTTTACGTTTTACTTATTAATTAGATTGAATTTTCTATTAATTGAAATTATCATTGAAACGAGGAGGTGATCATTTGTTATTACTAAATCGGAAGAAATCCATTCAACATATATATTTACAAGCCTTGCTTCGACGCTTATACGATTTGGAACATGATTACAGTACATTTCAACAACAATTAATGAAATTTGAAGCTGGCTTATCAGGTGAACAGCGCGTTGATCGTGAATTGCTAGATTTTTCAATTCCCGGCAAGCATTTTCTTTTACAAAATGTTGAGCTGTTGAATCATCAGACATTTCCCCATCAAATCGATTCAATCCTTCTTACGCCAAATTTTTTATTAATCCTCGAAATAAAAAATATAACGGGGACACTCCTTTTCAAACCGGAATTCCATGAATTTACACGAGTACGCTTAGATGGCACTGCCGAAAATTTTTTAAATCCCTTCGACCAAGCTTATCGTCACCAGCTCTTTTTGCAGCAATTGTTAAAGCAATGGAATGTGCATGTGCCGATTAAATATGTAGTCGTCATTGCTAATCAAAATGCGGTGCTAGATAATTCGTTGAAAAATTATCCGATTTTTCATTTGAGCGGCTTACGGCTATTTATAAATAGGCTATTTCAAAAATATCCGCAAGCTTCTTTGAATAGTGAAATGCTTGAAAAAGTTGCGCGGCGCTTATTAGCAAGTGTGCAACGGTCAGCTCCAAATCGCCCCGTTGATGCTAGTAGAATTAGAAAAGGTGTCCTTTGTGCGCATTGCGATTTTAAAGAGTTGATGCGTTATCAATACGGGTCTTGGTGCTGCACGAAATGCTCTGTGCGAAATAAAAGAGCGGTCCGGCAAGCGATGCATGACTACCGGTTGTTAATTAGTGAGCGCATTACGAACAAAGAGTTTAGGGATTTTGTTGGCATTGAATCCATCCAGATTGCTTCAAAAATCTTAATGCGGCTCGGATTTGAGAAAGTCGGGGAAAAACGAGGAAGATATTATATTATCCCTGAAGAAGTGTTTGAAGAATAGAATAATGACGCGTTGGATTGGAGATAAAGAGGTGGGGTTTGTCCATAATCAGGGGGCAGATGTCTATTAACTAATAGATATTGGCAATTAAATTTTGCGCTGGCGATTATGGGGGTGAGCTTGTCTATTACTGGTCTGCGGGCAGCTATTATTGCCCGCGGACTGGCTATTAACTACGCAAGGTTGTCTATTATATCTGCCGCTATCTATTTGTAGCCGGAGTTTGGCTATTACTTGGCCGCGACTGGCTATTATTGCCGGCAGATTGTCTATTAACACCGCGATACTGGCTATTATTTCTGCAGCTGTCTATTAGTAGCTGGAGTTTGGCTATTACTTCGCCGCGAGTGGCTATTATTGCCCGCGGACTGGCTATTAACTACGCAAGATTGTCTATTATATCTGCAACTGTCTATTAGTAGCCAGAGTTTGGCTATTACTTCGCCGCGAGTGGCTATTATTGCCCGCGGACTGTCTATTAACTACGCAAGGTTGTCTATTAACGCCACGATACTGTCTATTAGTAGCCGGAGTTTGGCTATTAACTACGCGAGAGTGGCTATTATTGCCCGCGGACTGTCTATTAACTACGCAAGGTTGTCTATTAACGCCACAACTCTGTCTACTAGCTAAACAAGACTGGCCATTACTCAAAAGAAAACCGAGCCTCTTAAAGAGACCCGGTCATAGTAAATATTATTTCAAGTTATAGAAAGAATTTAAGCCGTCGTATTTTGCAGTGACACCAAGTTGATCTTCAATGCGAAGAAGTTGGTTGTATTTTGCTACGCGGTCTGTACGTGAAGGAGCACCTGTTTTAATTTGGCCAGCGTTTGTTGCTACTGCGATGTCTGCAATTGTTGCGTCCTCTGATTCACCAGAACGATGAGAGATTACTGCAGTATAGCCTGCGCGTTTTGCCATTTCGATCGCTTCGAAGGTTTCAGTTAATGTACCGATTTGGTTTACTTTGATAAGGATTGAGTTACCAACGCCTTCTTCAATACCGCGCGCTAATTTTTTCGTGTTTGTCACGAATAGATCGTCACCAACTAATTGTACGCGGTTACCGATGCGCTCAGTAAGTAATTTGTGACCAGCCCAGTCATTTTCGTCTAAGCCGTCTTCGATTGAGATGATTGGATATTTAGAAGTTAGTTCCTCGTACCAAGCAACCATTTCTTCAGAAGTTTTCACAACACCTTCACCTGATAAATGGTATTTGCCGTCTTCTTTGTTAAATAACTCAGAAGATGCTACGTCCATTGCAAGTTGAACTTCTTCACCTGGTTTGTAGCCAGCTTTTTCGATTGCTTCTAAAATCACTGTAATGGCTTCTTCATTTGAACCAAGGTTTGGTGCGAAACCACCTTCGTCACCTACTGCAGTGTTGTAGCCTTTCGCTTTTAATACTGCTTTTAAATGATGGAAGATTTCAGCACCCATGCGTAATGCATGCTTAAAGTTTTCAGCACCAACAGGCATAATCATGAATTCTTGAACGTCCACGTTATTATCTGCATGCTCACCACCATTAATGATGTTCATCATTGGTACTGGTAATTGTTTCGAGTTAAAGCCACCAAGATACTGGTATAAAGGCACTTTTAAGAAGTCCGCAGCTGCGTGTGCTACAGCCATAGAAACGCCTAAAATTGCGTTTGCACCGAAGTTCCCTTTATTTTCTGTTCCATCAAGCTCGATTAACATTTGGTCAATTACTACTTGATCAAGAACTGAGAAATTCTCTACTAATTGATCCGCGATTTGTGTGTTTACGTTGTCAACTGCTTTTAATACACCTTTACCTAAGTAACGAGAGCTATCACCATCGCGTAGTTCAACTGCTTCATATTCACCAGTTGATGCACCAGATGGCACGATTGCGCGTCCGAATGCGCCTGACTCTGTAAATACTTCTACTTCTACTGTTGGGTTTCCTCGTGAATCTAATACTTCGCGAGCATAAACTTCTGTAATAATTGGCATAATTAATTCTCCTCTATTTTTCCATTTTTCTAGGCGAAATGCGTGACATCCGCCAAAGACTTTTGCTTTGTAAGTTCAATACTGAACAAAGTTAAAATAATGATTTCCCTGTCATTTCTTCAGGTTGCTCTACTTCTAAAAGTTTTAACATAGTAGGTGCTAGGTCAGCTAAAATTCCATCATTACGCAGTACAACACCTGGTTTTGTCACAATGACTGGCACTGGATTTGTTGTATGGGCTGTCATCGGCTGATCATCTAATGTAATCACCTCATCCGAGTTGCCGTGGTCCGCTGTAATAATTGCAGCGCCGCCTTTATCAAGAATTGCATCTACTACTTTACCTAGACATTCATCTACCACTTCGATTGCTTTTATGGTTGGCTCTAGCATGCCGCTATGACCAACCATGTCTGGATTCGCGAAGTTTAATAAAATCGCATCAAACTTGTCCGCAGCAATTTCTTGAAGCAAGGCATCCGTTACTTCATAGGCACTCATTTCGGGCTGTAAATCATACGTTGCTACTTTCGGTGAAGCGACTAAAATGCGTTCTTCTCCGTCAAATTTCTCCTCACGTCCACCGCTCATAAAGAACGTTACGTGCGGATACTTTTCTGTTTCGGCAATACGTAATTGAGTTTTCCCATTTTTAGCTAATACTTCTCCAAAAGTATTTACGAGATTATCCGTTTCAAAAGCAACAAGTGCATTTACTTCATCACTATATTGTGTAAATGATACAAATTTCAAATTCGTTGGATGCTTGTCTGAAAGCTCGAAGCCGTCAAACGCTGGATT
Proteins encoded in this window:
- a CDS encoding alpha/beta hydrolase, translated to MRKALSAPFFFEAGQRAVLLLHGFTGSSADVRMLGRFLEKKGYTSHAPHYKGHGVPPEQLINSTPAEWWTDVVAGYNMLKGAGYEEIAVIGLSLGGVFSLKLGLDAPVKGIITMCAPMTMRTTDIMFEGVLQYAKQYKIQEGKSEQEIEIELAAIRKQGMASLPELQQLISDVRNSIDLIYAPLFVVQSRKDEIIDPLSAHTIYGQVESLDKHIKWFEHSGHVITLDKEKDQLHEDIHQFLETLDWTV
- the secG gene encoding preprotein translocase subunit SecG, with the translated sequence MHTLFMTLLIIVALSLIVMVLLQSGKSAGLSGAISGGAEQLFGKQKARGMDLVLHRITIVLAVLFFVLALAITKI
- a CDS encoding DHA2 family efflux MFS transporter permease subunit, with product MGNLYEQRNKIIVAFLVSAFIGIFNETALNMAFVELGKDFEKGTSTIQWLTTGYLLTLGILVPVSAYLMQRFTTRQLFTVSLVFSILGTIVSAVSPTFSVLLAGRIIQAIGTAIILPVMMTVILLVYPIHKRGAAMGKIGLVIIFAPAIGPTVAGIVMDRLTWHWIFWFSLPFLVIALFIGLKFIQNVSEIKPIKFDIISFVLSTIGFGGIVYGFSISGELGSFFTKEVMLSIGIGAAGLIIFSIRQINLTQPMLNLRVFQYPMYVVGLLILLVGMMTILSTMVLLPIYLQNVLLLAPVFAGLVLLPGGIVNAFMSVVAGNLFDKFGPKKMVPGGLVVVIVSLAMLRTIDAGTSPYLIVALHIAMFVGISLVMMPAQTNGLNELPKELYQDGTAVMNTLQQVSGAIGTAIAVTIMSITASSSVDPTEGMISGVQNSITFGLIIAIIALVIALFIKNVREEI
- a CDS encoding response regulator transcription factor encodes the protein MANRILIIEDEEQIARVLQLELEFEGYETGVAHTGAAGLIAYREHQWNLVLLDVMLPEMNGLEVLKRIRKDQQMTPVILLTAKNDVKDKVAGLDLGANDYITKPFEFEELLARVRVALRFKGDHAPAPAPSTIYTFSNLTLNEHTRDVMRGGTSIELTPREFDLLLHFMKHPKNVQSREQLLNAVWGFDYYGDTNVVDVYIRYVRQKIGAQHSPLIHTVRGVGYVLKES
- a CDS encoding sensor histidine kinase, with the translated sequence MKLHTKVNLFSTLLTFIILVASFTGIYFLYEKLAYETEYAQLQDRADELLVAVSHLETTEGIETVFRAYIPSNGLLRVVNNNNNSLITMQATSTVEKIPVILNSPDGYTISHWQGIPVIAMQIPIIWPNNEVAAAQLVQPLPDVANNMELLRWILIVITLMAFIPIYFSSSVLAKLILTPIQRLTSTMQKNISNGSYEQIDIKKQSKDEIAQMTDTYNALMVHLENNYAKQQQFVGNASHELKTPLTVIESYAKLLERRGFENVQVAQEAVHAITKETATMKALIEQMLQLSKANEKLKMDWAEVNILHLLTHIATQMKQAYGTTIIILGNGATIISDEEKLKQLLFIFLDNARKYSDDDICVHVTTTTTVQISIQDKGIGIPKDDLPHLFDRFYRVGEDRNRKTGGTGLGLAIAKQLTESLSAHIDIESAEGVGTTILLTLPKEGGVHD
- a CDS encoding PepSY domain-containing protein, with protein sequence MTKMYLRIIALFFVVILASYLLFTSFNDITKDTPFTQQEISSRVELLYAGNVETIVHQNDAYIVSFLKNSVVYEVVVDRQSGAFSNLKLVFEQLDQTTQQPTTEKPVEKPPVTPIPVHLTAQQVQQIALKQLTGKVESIDYYDTADGGYYLVEVDGEDEEATLQIHSITGKVLSVTFDD
- a CDS encoding PepSY domain-containing protein, with the translated sequence MKKWLVIATVFIGILGGYAFAQTDILGSAEKATTISAAEAKKIALKQFDGKISDFEFDGDDAVPHYEVEIKNDTEKVEIKVNAQDGTATITERKALKAAKTTNSSSTTKAQNAKLLTEAEAIAIAQAKASGTVVKAELDTEDGVQIYEIEIRNGQKEYDFDIDAITGAILSYEEDTDDDND
- a CDS encoding nuclease-related domain-containing protein, translated to MLLLNRKKSIQHIYLQALLRRLYDLEHDYSTFQQQLMKFEAGLSGEQRVDRELLDFSIPGKHFLLQNVELLNHQTFPHQIDSILLTPNFLLILEIKNITGTLLFKPEFHEFTRVRLDGTAENFLNPFDQAYRHQLFLQQLLKQWNVHVPIKYVVVIANQNAVLDNSLKNYPIFHLSGLRLFINRLFQKYPQASLNSEMLEKVARRLLASVQRSAPNRPVDASRIRKGVLCAHCDFKELMRYQYGSWCCTKCSVRNKRAVRQAMHDYRLLISERITNKEFRDFVGIESIQIASKILMRLGFEKVGEKRGRYYIIPEEVFEE
- the eno gene encoding phosphopyruvate hydratase, which translates into the protein MPIITEVYAREVLDSRGNPTVEVEVFTESGAFGRAIVPSGASTGEYEAVELRDGDSSRYLGKGVLKAVDNVNTQIADQLVENFSVLDQVVIDQMLIELDGTENKGNFGANAILGVSMAVAHAAADFLKVPLYQYLGGFNSKQLPVPMMNIINGGEHADNNVDVQEFMIMPVGAENFKHALRMGAEIFHHLKAVLKAKGYNTAVGDEGGFAPNLGSNEEAITVILEAIEKAGYKPGEEVQLAMDVASSELFNKEDGKYHLSGEGVVKTSEEMVAWYEELTSKYPIISIEDGLDENDWAGHKLLTERIGNRVQLVGDDLFVTNTKKLARGIEEGVGNSILIKVNQIGTLTETFEAIEMAKRAGYTAVISHRSGESEDATIADIAVATNAGQIKTGAPSRTDRVAKYNQLLRIEDQLGVTAKYDGLNSFYNLK